GGACGATTTTTCTAAACAAAAAATTATTTGGATTGAGTTAACTGATCATCCAAATTTTGCTTTAGATTTAGACGGATACTACATTAATAATACTGTGTTTTTTATTACAGGAAAACATCTCAAATATTTAACCGCATTTCTAAATTCCAAAATATGTGAATGGTATTTTGATAAGATATGTGCAACATCTGGAGTAGGCACTCGAAGATGGATTAAAATGTATATAGATCAGATTATGATACCTAAAATAAGCTTAGAACAGGAGTCTGTAATTGAAGCCATAATGGATAATATTACTGATAATAAAAAGATTAGCCCTAGCGTGGAAATGTCAATAAATAGTCTGGTATCGGAATTGTTT
The sequence above is a segment of the Dysgonomonas mossii genome. Coding sequences within it:
- a CDS encoding TaqI-like C-terminal specificity domain-containing protein, which translates into the protein DDFSKQKIIWIELTDHPNFALDLDGYYINNTVFFITGKHLKYLTAFLNSKICEWYFDKICATSGVGTRRWIKMYIDQIMIPKISLEQESVIEAIMDNITDNKKISPSVEMSINSLVSELFGLSANEFNHVMNAIL